From bacterium, one genomic window encodes:
- the add gene encoding adenosine deaminase has protein sequence MTTEVTDRTTRQLLHALPKTDLHVHLDGSLRPATVRELAARHGLPFGFRDDDDVRAVCEVGEQCESLEDYLKVFDITLQLMQHAGDIERIAFELAEDAHRENIRYMEVRYSPMLHTVRGLTLDEIVAAVQRGLDRARRRYGIVTGQIICGIRHISPASSVELAELAVRWKGRGVVAFDLAGAEKDFPAKDHLQAFYVVLNHNLPVTVHAGEAFGPESIHQAIHYCGANRIGHGTNLARDPDLMQWVNDRRIAVEVCLASNMQTRAIARWSDHPIKRFLDEGLRVTLNTDNRLVSGTTMTHELELAVAHYSLSVEQVTKILLDGFKSAFLPLADKARLINRVLGEFEALGVQPGGVLDRRWRAQF, from the coding sequence ATGACGACGGAAGTGACCGACCGGACCACCCGCCAGCTCTTGCACGCCCTCCCCAAGACCGACCTCCACGTCCACCTCGACGGTTCGCTGCGGCCGGCCACGGTCCGCGAGCTGGCGGCGCGCCACGGCCTGCCGTTCGGCTTCCGCGACGACGACGACGTGCGCGCGGTCTGCGAGGTGGGCGAGCAGTGCGAGAGCCTGGAGGACTACCTGAAGGTCTTCGACATCACCCTGCAGCTCATGCAGCACGCCGGCGACATCGAGCGGATCGCCTTCGAACTGGCCGAGGACGCGCACCGCGAGAACATCCGTTACATGGAAGTGCGCTACTCGCCCATGCTGCACACGGTCAGGGGGCTGACCCTGGACGAGATCGTCGCCGCGGTGCAGCGCGGCCTGGACCGGGCGCGCCGGCGCTACGGCATCGTCACCGGGCAGATCATCTGCGGGATCCGTCACATCTCGCCCGCCTCTTCGGTGGAGCTGGCGGAGCTGGCGGTGCGCTGGAAGGGGCGGGGCGTGGTGGCCTTCGACCTCGCGGGCGCCGAGAAGGATTTTCCCGCCAAGGACCACCTGCAGGCCTTCTACGTGGTGCTCAACCACAACCTGCCGGTCACCGTGCATGCGGGCGAGGCGTTCGGACCCGAGAGCATCCACCAGGCCATCCACTACTGCGGCGCCAACCGGATCGGGCACGGCACCAACCTGGCCCGCGATCCCGACCTGATGCAGTGGGTCAACGACCGGCGCATCGCGGTCGAGGTCTGCCTGGCGAGCAACATGCAGACGCGGGCGATCGCCCGCTGGTCGGACCACCCCATCAAGCGCTTCCTGGACGAGGGGCTGCGGGTCACGCTCAACACCGACAACCGGCTGGTGTCGGGCACCACGATGACCCACGAGCTGGAACTGGCCGTGGCCCACTACTCGCTGAGCGTGGAGCAGGTCACCAAGATCCTGCTCGACGGCTTCAAGAGCGCGTTCCTGCCCCTGGCCGACAAGGCCCGCCTGATCAACCGCGTGCTCGGGGAGTTCGAGGCCCTGGGCGTGCAGCCCGGGGGCGTGTTGGACCGCCGCTGGCGCGCCCAGTTCTGA
- a CDS encoding UbiA family prenyltransferase, with protein sequence MTRARRLGRRLLGPSFDHLLFLRPRQWPILTAQLAVGLLAAPALHDAIVPRRALPEPAAAATLQTDVLLWAWLAWVLCLNGGTLAFNSAHDRDVDDVAYLRAPPPPPPRLAAFALLLMAAGLVPALLVSPRFAAVTAACVLLSVAYSHPATRWKGVPGLDLAVNAVGYGAGTTLAGLLAGRAAAGRPDAWPDGPGWLLTGGFALLFGSFYPMTQLYQIAADSARGDRTLATALGATRSLDLALVLSVGAAALLLAGADPRTVPRLILVLTLAMWCLAAAAWRQRAPRLTPHQHEARMYAALALWALIDAAVLLGFYFPTWRS encoded by the coding sequence ATGACGCGCGCGCGACGACTCGGGCGTAGGCTGCTGGGCCCGTCCTTCGACCACCTGCTCTTCCTGCGCCCCCGCCAGTGGCCCATCCTGACCGCGCAGCTCGCGGTCGGGCTGCTCGCCGCCCCGGCGCTCCACGACGCGATCGTCCCGCGCCGGGCGCTGCCGGAACCGGCCGCCGCGGCGACCTTGCAGACGGACGTCCTGCTCTGGGCCTGGCTGGCCTGGGTCCTCTGCCTCAACGGCGGGACCCTGGCCTTCAACAGCGCCCACGACCGCGACGTGGACGACGTCGCCTACCTGCGCGCGCCGCCGCCGCCGCCGCCCCGGCTGGCGGCGTTCGCCCTGCTGCTGATGGCCGCGGGCCTGGTCCCCGCGCTGCTGGTGTCGCCGCGCTTCGCGGCGGTGACCGCCGCCTGCGTGCTGCTGTCGGTCGCGTACTCGCACCCCGCGACGCGCTGGAAGGGCGTGCCGGGACTGGATCTCGCGGTGAACGCGGTGGGGTACGGGGCGGGGACCACGCTGGCGGGGCTGCTGGCCGGCCGGGCGGCGGCCGGCCGACCCGACGCCTGGCCCGACGGGCCGGGCTGGCTGTTGACGGGCGGCTTCGCCCTGCTGTTCGGCTCGTTCTACCCGATGACCCAGCTCTACCAGATCGCCGCCGACAGCGCCCGCGGCGACCGCACCCTGGCCACCGCCCTGGGCGCGACGCGATCGCTGGACCTCGCCCTTGTGCTGTCGGTCGGCGCCGCAGCGCTCCTCTTGGCCGGCGCCGATCCCCGGACCGTGCCGAGGCTCATCCTGGTCCTGACGCTGGCGATGTGGTGCCTGGCGGCAGCGGCGTGGCGGCAGCGGGCGCCACGGTTGACTCCCCATCAGCACGAGGCCCGCATGTACGCGGCGCTGGCGCTGTGGGCGCTGATCGACGCGGCGGTCCTGCTGGGGTTCTACTTCCCGACGTGGAGGTCGTAG